One segment of Rosa chinensis cultivar Old Blush chromosome 6, RchiOBHm-V2, whole genome shotgun sequence DNA contains the following:
- the LOC112171187 gene encoding uncharacterized protein LOC112171187, translating into MGQRYTCAACNFDLHKHCGVDPHTPMFHPLMPKCKNLKFCLRPPKKATQYCDACTKPVTGFLYRCEGCDFDLHPCCANLPMELEHEGLKLKLIEKDGRWIYRSRCKKYKLEVAYAREIIEESSTELMGSEMTSVPKIKNMVQTGHSRGKVRRYCEMVGLALKIVISALLGDPTSLIIAVIASFMRPS; encoded by the coding sequence ATGGGCCAGCGCTACACTTGCGCCGCATGTAACTTCGACCTCCACAAGCACTGCGGCGTCGATCCTCATACTCCTATGTTCCACCCGCTGATGCCCAAGTGCAAAAACTTGAAGTTCTGCTTGAGGCCGCCGAAGAAAGCCACGCAATATTGCGATGCATGCACCAAACCTGTAACCGGGTTTTTGTACCGTTGTGAGGGGTGCGATTTCGACCtccatccctgctgcgcaaacctTCCTATGGAGCTCGAGCATGAGGGTCTCAAGCTGAAGCTGATCGAGAAAGACGGCAGGTGGATTTATAGGTCGAGATGCAAGAAATATAAGTTGGAAGTAGCATATGCGAGGGAAATAATCGAGGAGAGCTCGACTGAACTTATGGGGTCAGAGATGACAAGCGTTCCGAAGATCAAGAATATGGTTCAGACCGGTCACAGCAGAGGTAAGGTGAGGAGGTATTGTGAGATGGTTGGGTTGGCTCTGAAGATTGTGATATCAGCATTGCTGGGTGATCCGACGAGTTTGATAATTGCGGTTATTGCTTCTTTCATGCGACCATCCTGA
- the LOC112174394 gene encoding uncharacterized protein LOC112174394 produces MDVGGFVTAVNGEEELQLGQLYFVLPVSWLNKPLQADEMAALAVRASLALGNMRRSNRCCCKGGDDQIVCSTIKKDVKPKMAAGSGSFGVHRDTVRKRRGRSGRHGGGGSYTSMAKLSVILEDEDREEGGEIWVLQ; encoded by the coding sequence ATGGATGTCGGAGGCTTTGTTACAGCTGTTAATGGGGAAGAAGAGCTTCAGCTGGGTCAGCTTTACTTTGTGTTGCCGGTGAGTTGGTTGAATAAGCCGCTTCAGGCAGATGAGATGGCGGCTTTGGCTGTTAGGGCAAGTTTGGCGCTTGGCAATATGAGACGGAGTAATAGGTGTTGTTGTAAAGGAGGGGATGATCAAATTGTATGTAGTACTATTAAGAAGGATGTCAAGCCTAAGATGGCAGCCGGCAGCGGCAGTTTTGGCGTTCATCGAGACACAGTGAGGAAAAGAAGAGGGAGAAGCGGACgccatggtggtggtggaagTTATACCTCTATGGCAAAGTTGAGTGTGATTTTGGAAGACGAGGATAGGGAAGAGGGTGGTGAGATTTGGGTTCTGCAATGA
- the LOC112171188 gene encoding uncharacterized protein LOC112171188: MGICASTRCLKEGGRIVYGSSTVKMVHLDGKLQELRSPVKASHILSQNPNYFLCPSEFMFVDSDAPQVPTDEELQLGQIYFLMPVSQLRAPLSLQDLCSLAIKASVGLAKGSSLLAMRSPVSDRNVSASQLGCCKVPTGFDMVGSMSSRMRRDNQRIEF; this comes from the coding sequence ATGGGTATTTGTGCATCTACTCGGTGCTTGAAGGAAGGTGGAAGAATTGTATATGGTTCAAGCACAGTCAAGATGGTTCATTTGGATGGGAAGCTACAAGAGCTCAGGAGCCCAGTAAAAGCCTCCCACATTCTCTCACAGAATCCCAACTACTTCCTCTGCCCCTCGGAGTTCATGTTCGTCGACTCGGACGCCCCTCAAGTTCCTACCGATGAAGAGCTGCAGCTGGGTCAAATCTACTTCCTCATGCCAGTTTCTCAGCTAAGAGCACCACTGTCTCTCCAAGACTTGTGTTCACTTGCCATCAAGGCCAGTGTAGGTCTCGCAAAGGGTTCGAGCTTATTGGCGATGAGGTCGCCGGTTTCGGACAGAAATGTATCTGCATCACAGCTGGGATGTTGCAAGGTTCCAACTGGGTTTGACATGGTGGGATCAATGAGTTCAAGGATGAGGCGAGACAACCAAAGAATTGAATTTTAA